The region aaagtgagttccaggatagtcagagaaaccgtgtctcaaaaaacaatgagagagagagagagagagagagagaggggaaggaaggaaagaagaaagaagagaacgaacgaaagagggaaagggaaagaaaagaaactggacaCTGAGATAGAATTAcctgaggccaacctaggctatgtagtgagactctgACACACACCCTGGGGTTGGGGGTAAAGAAAGGGTTGATGGCAAAgttgaaatgagaaaagaaagaagaaaagattggaCAGAAATTCGATTATGGAGGCACTGGAATACTCGGCTGCAGAGCTGGACCTGTAACTCTATATAAGCCTCAAGAGATGAAATGACTAGATGCTCTGAGCAAATACATAGTTGATTATGGTTCCCTTAAATTTCCAGCTGACCTCAAACCTCTAGACAGCAGGCATCCCACCATGAAAACTTTCATTCAAGAGATAAATGAGGGTCAGTGCATAGCTCATTAGAGATATCCAGCCAGGGTAATCTACTAGCCATGTGTATCTGGGGAGTAAAGAGAAGGCATTTATACCAGTATGAGAAGCCAGGAGTTCTAATTCAGAATCCCATAAGGGAGGTAAGCAGAAAGAAAGACCAAGGTCATAAGGTATGGGAATTTTTACCCTAGATCACAGAACCAATTTATATTTGCCCCAGAGATCAAATCCTCCTGCAGTGGGCATTTTCAAGGTTTTTCTGCCATGAATAGTATAAAATGGCATCTTGTTCTCACGTGCATGTGGCATCTGtaggactttgtgtgtgtgtgtgtgtgtgtgcgagagagagagagagagagagagagagagagagaacacatgcatgtgcgtgcTTGTTCCTGTGTTTCCCTATTTCTAAGAGAATTGTCCTTTTCATGTTATTTGTAAAGTTCTTTAAATGACTTTGGTACCATGTATTGCACTTCcctttcaatttattttactCTTACAGTAGCCCTACCAAGTACATGCTATTGTTAGCCACTATATACAAATTTACAAGGCATACAGATATACTGTAAGCTACAGAGCTGGGATTCAAATCCAGACAATCTGTTCCATTCATAAACATGTCAGCTGTACATATCTAGATTATTGTCCCTTTcagtatatgtattatataataattttatcacTACTGTTaatagttcattttctttaatctaccacttgaaatgtaaaatttcaaaaacatacCAAGGGATAACAGTAAAAGCTGTTATGTACCCAGCACCCAGTTTCACTACCATCTCATAGCTACCTTGCTTCAGCCACACGCCTTCTTTACTTTTTTACTCCTCCCctgttattatatatttaaacacacacacacaaatattactTTCTTCATAAACACTTCAGTAACTGTCTCTAGAGTGTTTCCTTTTTGACAGAGTTGCACTAAGTTGCATAGTTGACCTAAAATAGTAACTCTACAGTAATGTTTTtaattacatacatttttttgtttgatcTGTTTTTCTGAGAtgagggtctcacatagccctgGCTAGGATGGAATTTACAATGTAGGCGAGAACCACGAAGTTCTGCTGCTCCTGCCTTTATCCCTCAAGTGCTGGATAGGTCTGACCCACCGTGCCCAGCTTCtacttacatatttaaaaagaaacaaaagtcttTCTAAAAAAATCAAAGCCCTAATCAAAACTATTTTCTACATTCTTCCAGTAATATcgtgtttagttttgcttttctcttataATACAAAACCAATGTAAGTAAAACAATTCTCTATAATCGAAgcagagaaatgaggaaagggtaGCTATAAACTGAAATGGCTAATTAGGCTCAAAAACCAGTATACCAGCTGCCCTCATTCTGGCCCCAGCCTTATATAACAACTCTCCTGAAACTTGAAGCTGAAGGGACTCCAAGGTGTGAGGAAGGACACTGGTATGAAGTTCACTTCCTCACTACTGTATGGACAGGAGATTGGTGGTAGAAACCAAGATGGGAAGATGAAAGGGTTTTCAACAGTTTTccttatttaaatgaaataaaatattctaggTATTGATGGCAGAAAGGAGCAGAATCCTGAGAGAAATAAGGGGCCACAGAGGCCTTTGTCTGACATCAAAGCACACTGCTATTAGCCTGCTCCATGGAGCTTTAAATCCAAGTCTACTTAGCACTCTGCAAACCCCGCCTGTCAGCTGCCCTTGAGCATCCTGCTTCTACATTAACTATTTCTTGACAATGGAAATTTCAACTGTACCACTATTACcttctattatttaaaacatgCACCTGGCATGCATAGGCATCAGCTACCATGTCTGAGAAGCAGCAAATTCACTCAGGTAAGCTTGTGTTGCCAAAGCCACAGGAGCATGCCCTGAGCCAATCAGCAGGAGACAGGACAAGTTTTGCTAAGACAAATGCCACTCTAACTCACATTATTCTCTGAGATGTACTACTACTCTAACATACTAGAAaccaaacacaataaaagcaaacaatCCTGAGCCAGGAGGTGTGCGGCCAGCCTCAGCTGCTCCTCACACGCCCACTCCCTACAGAGGGAGCTCACACTCAAAGCAGATGTGAGTCCCACTCCACATCTACAAACGCCTATGGGGTGAGAACATActgctctctcccttcctggctGTGCTGTGACTAGCTGGCAAGTAAGGGACAAGCTTCTTGAAGACACATGTCACACAGAGACTATGAAGATTTCATGCCCTGTGGCTTGAAGGATTTCATTCTGAAGAAATTTCACATTTAATCTAAGAAATTATTTCTTAGGAAATATATGTCGCTCCATAGTCCCATTATGAACACAGAGCCTCGGAAGCATGTCAGATGTCTACATGGAGACTCAATCATTTAGTTTGTTACATTTGGCTCTTCCAGAGTAGTCTGACTGAACTTGGCTGAGAGGTACCATTACTGCTCAGAAAATATCATATACCAACGCAACTCACAGACCAAACAGCAAAAGAATCATCCTACTGGTAATAATACCAAACTACAGATCACTCACTGGCCAAAAGACTTTCCATCAACCTTTTATAGTTCCCAGAGAACTGCAGAGAACCTTACCTCACAGAAGACACAGCAGATGGAAAAGTGCCACTACTGGGCACGGCTCAGTATCTAGGACTGACATGCACTGACATCCAAAACGTTCCCACGCCATCCTCTCGGAAAAGTCTTACACGTGGTTTGTACATGGTGCctggcacctttaatcccagcactgaggaggcagaggcaggcagatctctgtgagctagaagccagcctggcctacaaagcaagttctaggacagccagggctacacagagaaaccctgtctccaaaaatcaaaaaaatggggtggggggaaggccTCACTTTTGATTATGACCATCTTATATGAATCTTATATAATATTATGATTCCAAAATATTAACTTTAATGGTATTTGTTTAAACTATAAACCACCTCAGCACTAGACTTTACTTCAACTATTCAATATCTAccccattaaataaataaatattgcctCTGACATTCTCTTACCCAACAAATCCCAAATACTGGCTCCCGCAGCTCCCCTGCCTTTTATCCTACCACAATGCATACTCTTATTTTATTCCAGTCTATCAAAGCCTCCgactttatttatgtttttgaagtTAGCTTATTactgtgtgtgggcacacatgtcaCAGAgcctgtgtggaagtcagaatgCAACTTTGCAGAGTCAGTCTTCTATCTTTACACCAGTTCTGGGAGTCAGACTCAGATCAgtaagcagcaagtgcttttacccactaatCTATCTTGCCAGCCAGtcctcttgtttttgttgcttcCCTCCATAAGACAAGCTCTCACATATCTCACATATCTTAGTGAGATCTTTAGTGTATCAATCACTATGTAGGAGAGAATAACCCTGAACTTCCGAACCTTCTATATCCATCTCATGGGTGAtgtgattataggcatgtgccaccaagcccagtttAGTAGTGGTAAGGACTAAACTAGAgctttgtgtttgctaggcagaCATTGTCACAACGAGAGCTACACATCCAGCCCAAGAGATATTTTCAATGGTGTCTCCGAATTGTAGTAACAGATGGTACTGAGATGGCCTATCAGAGAGTGAATTTATCACCAAAGTAGAAATTGGTCACCTTAAATTTTGAGTTTATCCTTATAGCCTCGTGTTGGTATCAAACAGGTAGGTTACCCTTACAGGTTACCCTTATAGATCAGGACATCTTTGTAATTAGTATCATTTGTCCATAGCttagccaacaaacaaacaatccaactGTTTTGCATCTCTAAGGTTTGTATTTCGTATGCAGCAAAGGCCTGCCAATGAAAATTCAACCGTTAACGGCCTACAGCTACATAGTGTGTTATCCAGAATCTTCCTATGACCTTAGTTTGGTGTCCAGATTTCTGAATTTTCAGTTTTGAACCCTAGAAATATTCACAGCAGTTATTGTTGCCTGACAAGACATGTTAAAGCCCTAAACAAGTTCAATCACAAGATAAACTTTGGAGTTTTGAACTTTCAAGCTGCCCCATCTCATCCACtcactctccctttctccctctcctccccttctcctctccccattGCCCCTCTTCCACATCCCCTGATctcctttaatcttagcactagaAGTCAAGGGGGAAGAGCCCTCTCCTTCCATACAAACACTCAGTGAGTGCTATCATTAGATACATCCTCACAGGGAAGCGATTGCATCAGCTCTGCTAAGAACACCACTCTCCAGAGAGAAGAGCAAGCACCCTGAAGacagctgccatgctccccaagTCTTCATGATCCCTCACACTCCCATGTTAATGTTAGAAATTAAGCTAGGCTTCCCTTTACCCTTTGTGCTACATAACAACTTCTTGAAGGGGGCAAACAAACCAACAGCCCTGACTGAGTATGAGGAATGCCCAGAACTGCACCTTGAAAGATAATCCTACCAGATAACCTCAGCAATTATGCTACATGGATACTCAAAACCTGAGATTTCCCCAGAGCCAACAAGACTTGGTTTTAAGCATCAAGAGACAGACTTGAAATAGATTATGCTTGCCAACCCCTAGCCATCACTAACTCACACTCCCCATATAGGGGTAAGTTTGAAATACTCCAAGATCCTTACTGCTTACCACACTCCACTTCGATATGCCTGAGAGGAAGGAAATCCAAACAGACAGTTTGATTATCCCAAATACACCATCCACCTCCTCCAGACCCCACGATCAGTATGGCTTGCCTCCAAAGACAGGGTACCATCCTCTTCTGAGAAGGGTGTGGAGGTCTTTTCAGGTTCTGTATCTTCAGGCCGGATTCCATGCAGGCGCAGCCCATCGCTGCCATAGCCAGAGGAGGATGGCAAAATGCTCACAGTGATGCCACTGACAGATAAATCACTCTGAGAAACAGGCAATATGGGACCCTTGCGGGACACGAGACCTACATGGGTAGGCTCTGTGTGAATAGGGTCTCCTGACTGTTTTGGTATTGATGAAGCAACAGAACACTTAGCAATCCAAGAACCTGTGGGAGGGGCACTTGGAACACTCTTGGTTCTTCCCCCCACACTCCAGCCCTCTGAAGGTTGGTCTTGATCTGCTGTTTCAGAGGGGCAGTCCGTCCGAGGCAAAGTGCTGCTCCGATGTCGATGTCTGAGCAGAGTGCCTCCCTGCTCCACTGCAGTCTCTCCCTGCAAAGGCAGCAGCACAGCCCTGCTGCTGCAGGATGCTGTCCTCGGAAATTCCACCAGTTGGCTCACAGACTTCTCACAGTTCCTTTCTGCTGGGTTATCAAGCAGGTGAGCAATGACTGTCATACCCTCTTCCAGGGAATCCCAGGCCCCTCCAACAACTGATGACTCATTCTCCAACAAAAGGTGAGCAGTCTGGATCTCTGCTTGGAAGCTCTCCTTTACCTGCACAATCATCCCTTGATCGCCCACCCCTGAGTTGGGAGCGGAGTCTCCGGGCAGGAAAATGTCTGATGGGGGGTGCTCTGCCCCTCCCACTCCGGGCTCCTTTGGGAGCCTCGCTGTTAACTTCGTTAGGGTTTCAGTCTCTTCAATGACTCCAGTGCCTTCCAAAGCTTCCTCCCTGGGAGATGCTTCTGGAGTAAGGATTTTCTTCCCTCTCCACTTCCTTTTGAACCGAACCCTCTTCTTAGGAGATATGGGAGCCTTCTCAGGAACAGCTATGGACTCTTTCGGCTCCTTAACACAGCCCAGTGaatttcccatttctttcctctctcaatctcagaaaataaagcagtTAAATCAGTCCTCGGATCCCAGAGACATTCCAATGTCGGCTTCATCGGACTCGATGCAcattcaaaaaaaccaaaaaccaaaaaacatgcACTATGCCGGCAATCCCTCcaatcctttctccctccctccccgcctctctctgtctcttccagcCGCTCGATTCAGACAGCCATCTTACAGGCTCAGAGCTGCAACAAGACAAATTTCAAAGCATCTCACTGCAGTTCAGAAATCACTTGACCTAAAAGCAGACAGAAACCGGATTGGCTGCCGCTTCCTCTCTCCAAATATGAGGTAATTGGAGCACTGCCCTCAGTAACACAAACAGAACGCAAAAAGGAGCTAGAAaccagggagagggaggaggaggggagaacgTAAGAGTAaatggaaaggggaggggaaaggaagagagagaggaggaggagaacaatatcaaagagggggtggggagagcaaaCCAGCTCAGCGGGTACTAACtagcaagggaagggaagggccaGGTAGACAAGACCAGAGAAGCCGCAATGAAAGCTCCCAACCTATGaaatgaaatatgttttaatCACTGCTCCAAGATGCCCAAAGGAAAAGAGCAAGCAAGATATACATAATCAAATTTTAACCTAAGAGAGACTAGAGCCCACTCCTtccattaaagaaaagaaacaggggtTTGAACAATCCAGCCTCCTGTGGCAGATATGGCCAGCTCCAAAGAGAAACATCTACTAATTCGGATGGCCAGACACACTGATGAAAAACCTGGAAATTGATTTTGAGTATAGTATGTTAAGCCTCATGGACAGGTGATCACTTGTCAATACAATATAAAAGTCAGACAACAACAGTATTTGACTAAGTGTTCAATAGTAATCATCAATACTGCCTGTCTTCGCCACAGTTAGCTATTGTAGTGAGTACGTGCTATATAACAAGTTCTGTGtgaagatacacacatatataacacatactatatatataatgtaacaGGACAATATATATTATTCTGTTATATCCTCACAGCAGCCATGTGTAGCCCAgtttttaagtaaagaaaacTCAGATTTAAGAAAGCTGATTAACTTGCCCAAGTAGAAATAAATGAGGGCGGGGAAGACACAAGCCATTTAGACTTCATTTTAACACGACAAAATGGTCGATGTGTGTAATCTCAGCTACTGGGAGGCTAAAAAGGAAGAATTTCAAAGCAAGTCTGAAGCTAGCCTGAACTActgagtgaaaccctgtctcaaaaatacccatatatcgggaggcagaggcaggcggatttctgagttcgaggccagcctggtctacaaagtgagtgccaggacagccagggctacacagagaaaccctgtctcgaaaaaaaaaaaaaaaaaaaaaaaaaaacccatataatAAAAGAGACTTTTCATTTCAGCTCCATTAATTACTAGAGGGAAAAAACTCTGCTCTCCACTGCCATAAAACAAGAAGATATCCCCACAGTTCTAAACTAGCAGCTAGACTCTGCAGCCAAGCAACAAAGAAATAACACTTGCTGCTGACTGGGGAGAGCAGCTGAGGGACTAGAACCCAGGTGATTTTCACTCAGACTGATATAAGTAAGGCTCATAGACCACACCCTGTGCTGCCTGCCGGCCAGCAGGATTCCTCCACCCAACATTTCCAGCACACTGCCTAACAAATGAGAACATCCTGCAATCAAAAGGCTCTCTGAATGGAGTGGGAGAAAAGAGGTATGGATGTTTCTTCTCTGTTGTAGCAGTTTATCTTTCATGTTCCTGCAGTGCCAGGAATCAAGTagagggctttgtacatgctaaaggcatgtgcaccaccactaagccacatacacactgtgtacactgtgtatgtgtgtatgtacatgaacGTAATGGGATTTTGCTATGTTGTCCTGGCTATGTACGCTCAAAAAGCATATACCAGCACAGCCCTATCACCTCTCCTGAGGACTCAAAACGAGTCTTCCCAGAAGGAAAGCAACTAGAGACCCTAAAGCCCCGGCCGGCCGGCTCTTGAGTAGCCCCATCTATGTACAGCTACAATAGGTGCTTCTTCCCTTAGTCTGGCACTAAAGCACCAGCAGCGCCATCTTATGGGCATCACAACACACAGCAAGTCAGAGCAAGTTCACCAGCAGAAAATCATGACATTACAACCAAATTGTTCGTGCAGCCACCAAACCTTCACAAATACaatgaagaaagcagaaatgagGGTACTATTAAGCTCCATGCAGCAAGGTACACATTTGACTTCCATTAATGAAatataagctaaaaaaaaaaaatcccccaaatagATCAACTTGGGGCAAAATGAGATAGCTGCTTCATAGTAGAACTATTACTGCAGTGGGTTTCTCTAAGAAGCTTATAGAACTAAGCTTattctatttttacttctgtgaGTCCATTCTTTTCTAAATGTCTATATGTCCGTTGCATCATTTTCTACTACAGAGAAAAACTGGTCAAGACAGGAACAGAAATTTGAGAAGGGGGGAACTAGGTGCAAATTGCTAAGTGGCTTAACTAATTTACTGAGTGATTAAGATTTCTTACCTATAAGATATGGACACTACCACCCACGTAATGGCAAGGCTAAAGATATAATGTCTGTAAAGCACTTGGCTCAGTGCCTGATCTATAGTAAATCTCTTTTATTCCCATTTATGCCTGGGGCTAAACATTAGGAGCCATCCCTGGCTCCCACAGGGATCTCAGTACACCTTCTTTTCCTTGATTGTATTCTAAGGAAAGTAAATAAACTCCAAGATTTTCTTCTTAGACAGGGATGCTTCCACTCTTTCTGAGTTAACTGACTACAGGACTAACGTGTGCATGGACCTTCACCTGGCATAGCCTATGAACATATGGCTATGTCTTCTCAAAAGCAAACTTTTGGGATCTACTTATTCAAGTCTTTTTTCCTCTGGCTTTTTTGGTAGTTAACCATTTATTACCCACAGTTCTCCTTGAGAGAAAACCAGAGTTAAAATGCACCGTCATTCATTAACTCTGTGAACATGAATGGCACTTTATCATACCCCAAGTACTAAGCAACcatgaagcaggaggaggaggaggaggaggaggaagaggacttaGAACAAACTGGCACGGTGgtgaggtagaagcaggaagatcaggagttcaaggatagcctgggccaCAAGAGACCTGCTCTGGGAAGGAGGTAGGGGCACACAAACTAAAAGTCCTCAACCCCTCAAAAAAGTGCTTGAGCCAAACCTAGAGAAAAGGCATTCTGTTATTGCTATAAAGATATGTGGCCCAAAGAGACCAATTGGTTACTgtttcagtttcctcatttggacaatgcttaataataataattaatttaaagtaattaatttaatttaataagcCATCATAGCCAATTTATCTGTTCAATCTACCTTCAAGCTTTTAGATGACCAAATTCATAGAACATTCATCCacttaatgaatattttatgcttattttatgACAAGCAAAGACAGTGAAGGCAACAAAGTCCTTGGCTTTGCTAAG is a window of Mus caroli chromosome 4, CAROLI_EIJ_v1.1, whole genome shotgun sequence DNA encoding:
- the LOC115030886 gene encoding uncharacterized protein LOC115030886 produces the protein MGNSLGCVKEPKESIAVPEKAPISPKKRVRFKRKWRGKKILTPEASPREEALEGTGVIEETETLTKLTARLPKEPGVGGAEHPPSDIFLPGDSAPNSGVGDQGMIVQVKESFQAEIQTAHLLLENESSVVGGAWDSLEEGMTVIAHLLDNPAERNCEKSVSQLVEFPRTASCSSRAVLLPLQGETAVEQGGTLLRHRHRSSTLPRTDCPSETADQDQPSEGWSVGGRTKSVPSAPPTGSWIAKCSVASSIPKQSGDPIHTEPTHVGLVSRKGPILPVSQSDLSVSGITVSILPSSSGYGSDGLRLHGIRPEDTEPEKTSTPFSEEDGTLSLEASHTDRGVWRRWMVYLG